Genomic DNA from Salvia miltiorrhiza cultivar Shanhuang (shh) chromosome 1, IMPLAD_Smil_shh, whole genome shotgun sequence:
GAAGCTCAAGGGAGCTCGAACGGGAAGCTTGCCTTTGGGTTATTCGGCATCCAACGTCGATTATGGAAACAATTTGCCGTGGGCGGAGATCTTGCAGTTGCTTCACTCGCCGCAGCAGGTGCTGGAGTTTGCCACCAGGGTTTATGGCGATCACTCGCACCATCACTTTAGGTATGTCTCTATATTTGGATATTTGTGGTTGGTGTGTGAAGTAATGATCATACTCCACATTCATCCTCTATCCTATTTTTGATGTCTTACTTTTGTCACCCACTTTTAATGAACAGCAATGCAATGATGAAGTATTTGAATGCAATGGAAGAAGTTGGAATACGTATATTGGAGATGCTAGCTACTGGTTTAGGGCTTGGTAGTGACTTCTTCAGTCGACACTTGAGGGAGCAAGAGAACAGTATGATCCGAGTTAATCGATACCCACCGTGCCCTCTCCCCGGCCGATGCTTGGGTCTCGGCAGCCATTCCGACCCTCACACTCTAACCATATTGCTCCAAGATCAAGTAGGTGGCCTACAAGTTTGCGACCATCACAATCGCTGGTTTGGAGTCCGCCCCCTTCCTAACTCCTTTGTTGTTAATATAGGCGACACACTTGAGGTACGTCGTCGTGTTTATATGCAGCAAACAAGCATGAATATCTATGTTTAGGTCATGTATATAATGAGATTGATTTTGTTGATGTACAGGCTTGGAGTAATGGAAGGTTAAAGAGTGTAGTTCACAGAGCTGTTGTGAATGAGGAAAGGCATCGTCTCTCACTTGCATATTTCATCAGCCCTGCTGCTGATACTCCAATAGAGAGCCCTTTGCAGCTCATGAATGCACAGCCTAAGCCAAGAAACTATAAAACATTTACATGGGCTGATTTCAGGAACGAGCTTCTCAAGCAAAGGAGAGTTGTCGGAAAAACTGCGCTTCATAGATATCTTATCGATTCTTAAATGTGTTGATAA
This window encodes:
- the LOC131015520 gene encoding gibberellin 20 oxidase 1-like, with translation MATHVDEEHHVESLSSSDQKLQVKDFVWSAEEWPKLKHDVFDDEQDIPVIRLSREGEEDYGGLCRKMVAAAQKWGFFKLVDHGVAAEIINDITVCLNRFYDLPMEQKLKGARTGSLPLGYSASNVDYGNNLPWAEILQLLHSPQQVLEFATRVYGDHSHHHFSNAMMKYLNAMEEVGIRILEMLATGLGLGSDFFSRHLREQENSMIRVNRYPPCPLPGRCLGLGSHSDPHTLTILLQDQVGGLQVCDHHNRWFGVRPLPNSFVVNIGDTLEAWSNGRLKSVVHRAVVNEERHRLSLAYFISPAADTPIESPLQLMNAQPKPRNYKTFTWADFRNELLKQRRVVGKTALHRYLIDS